A window from Deinococcus koreensis encodes these proteins:
- a CDS encoding MFS transporter has protein sequence MTPSLRPHERALYGVGDFGASLCNVAVNTWLLYYLINVAQLPPLQAGLAFLAGRLFDALIDPLIGAWSDRLRPRVGRLAFVRWAALPASLLFALLWALPLVPGAGFALACLGFMAASALYALVTVPYSALNAELTRDYDERTALTSVRVAFSMLGTLVAVAAPPALVLGLSGAEDLAATPAGSWLVVAGGFGALMLVTFLLTGFAVREDFAAPAAHSSARNPADQHRLSVQAVRDVFLTAGFRTLLGVFLMTALGFMITNSLLPFFMESVLRLPGAAQGPLLGLLFVSAILAFPVWVRVSARTGKRVCVLVGLSFIIAALLAYVSVVPGGGVSPALLLTLVLNGAGLSAVTLFPWAMLPDVIEFDEVGSGLRRPGLFYALVLLVLKAAGSLGVFSNAALTSVLGYVQGSAVQSEGTVRGLALMMGPVSAGCFALALLCAWRYPITRERHAEVRARLGKLRDAAAEPAHASPDDRAAPPGQRGVPVP, from the coding sequence ATGACCCCCTCACTCCGTCCCCACGAACGGGCCCTGTACGGTGTCGGCGACTTCGGGGCCAGCCTCTGCAACGTCGCGGTCAATACCTGGCTGCTGTATTACCTGATCAACGTGGCGCAGCTGCCGCCGCTGCAGGCCGGGCTGGCCTTCCTGGCGGGGCGGCTGTTCGATGCCCTGATCGATCCGCTGATCGGCGCGTGGTCGGATCGGCTGCGGCCACGGGTCGGGCGGCTGGCCTTCGTGCGCTGGGCGGCGCTGCCGGCCAGTCTGCTGTTCGCGCTGCTGTGGGCGCTGCCGCTGGTGCCCGGGGCGGGCTTCGCGCTGGCCTGCCTGGGCTTCATGGCGGCCTCGGCGCTGTATGCGCTGGTCACCGTGCCGTACTCGGCCCTGAACGCCGAGCTGACCCGCGACTACGACGAGCGCACCGCCCTGACCAGCGTGCGGGTGGCCTTCTCGATGCTGGGTACGCTGGTGGCCGTGGCCGCCCCGCCCGCCCTGGTGCTGGGCCTGAGCGGCGCGGAGGATCTGGCGGCGACCCCGGCGGGCAGCTGGCTGGTGGTGGCCGGGGGCTTTGGCGCACTGATGCTCGTCACCTTCCTGCTCACCGGTTTCGCGGTGCGTGAGGACTTCGCCGCCCCGGCAGCCCACAGCTCTGCCCGGAACCCGGCGGATCAGCACCGGCTCTCCGTGCAGGCCGTGCGCGACGTGTTCCTGACCGCCGGCTTCCGCACGCTGCTGGGCGTGTTCCTGATGACTGCGCTGGGGTTCATGATCACCAATTCGCTGCTGCCCTTCTTCATGGAATCGGTGCTGCGGCTGCCCGGCGCGGCGCAGGGGCCGCTGCTGGGGCTGCTGTTCGTCTCGGCCATCCTGGCCTTTCCGGTGTGGGTACGCGTCTCGGCGCGCACGGGCAAGCGGGTCTGCGTGCTGGTGGGCCTGAGCTTCATCATCGCGGCGCTGCTCGCCTACGTGAGCGTGGTGCCCGGCGGCGGCGTCTCGCCCGCGCTGCTGCTGACGCTGGTGCTCAACGGCGCGGGCCTCTCGGCGGTCACCCTCTTTCCCTGGGCGATGCTGCCGGACGTGATCGAGTTCGACGAGGTCGGCAGCGGCCTGCGTCGTCCGGGGCTGTTCTACGCGCTGGTGCTGCTGGTGCTCAAGGCGGCCGGGTCGCTGGGCGTCTTCTCGAACGCCGCGCTGACCTCGGTGCTGGGCTACGTGCAGGGCAGCGCCGTGCAGAGCGAAGGAACCGTGCGCGGCCTGGCGCTGATGATGGGGCCGGTCTCGGCCGGCTGTTTCGCCCTGGCCCTGCTATGTGCCTGGCGCTATCCGATCACCCGCGAACGCCACGCCGAGGTGCGGGCACGCCTGGGTAAGCTGAGGGACGCGGCGGCCGAGCCGGCCCACGCCTCGCCGGACGACCGGGCCGCGCCCCCAGGCCAGCGGGGCGTGCCTGTCCCCTGA
- a CDS encoding haloalkane dehalogenase, whose protein sequence is MTILRTPDERFQHLPSYPFAPHYLGDLPGLEGLRLHYLDEGGPPGAPVALCLHGEPSWSYLYRTMIPVFVEAGMRVIAPDLFGFGRSDKPAEDSAYSFDFHRRTLLALVRRLELRDITLVVQDWGGLLGLTLPLEAPERYTRLIAMNTALATGDLPLGPGFLAWRAHAAAHRDLDVAALFAQSSPGLSSEVAAAYAAPFPDVRFKAGVRAFPQLVPDRPDAPGAELSRRARVWWQTEWAGQSFMAVGMRDGVLGPAAMAYLHSLIRGCPPPLEIPEGGHFVQEDAGELIARRALQSFGLLRTPAQEG, encoded by the coding sequence ATGACCATCCTGCGTACCCCCGACGAGCGCTTCCAGCACCTGCCTAGCTACCCGTTTGCCCCGCACTACCTTGGCGACCTGCCGGGTCTGGAGGGCCTGCGGCTGCATTACCTCGACGAGGGGGGCCCCCCCGGCGCGCCCGTGGCGCTGTGTCTGCACGGCGAGCCGTCGTGGAGCTACCTGTACCGCACCATGATTCCCGTGTTCGTGGAGGCCGGGATGCGGGTGATCGCGCCCGACCTGTTCGGCTTCGGACGCTCGGACAAGCCGGCCGAGGACTCGGCCTACAGCTTCGACTTCCACCGCCGCACGCTGCTGGCACTGGTTCGGCGGCTGGAGCTGCGCGACATCACCCTGGTGGTGCAGGACTGGGGCGGCCTGCTCGGCCTGACCCTGCCGCTGGAGGCGCCCGAACGCTATACCCGCCTGATCGCCATGAACACCGCCCTGGCGACCGGCGACCTGCCGCTGGGGCCGGGGTTCCTGGCGTGGCGTGCCCACGCCGCCGCCCACCGGGATCTGGACGTGGCGGCCCTGTTCGCGCAGTCGTCGCCGGGCCTCAGCTCCGAGGTCGCGGCCGCCTACGCCGCGCCGTTCCCCGACGTGCGCTTCAAGGCGGGCGTGCGGGCCTTTCCCCAGCTGGTGCCGGATCGCCCGGACGCGCCCGGCGCCGAGCTGTCGCGCCGGGCACGGGTCTGGTGGCAGACCGAGTGGGCCGGCCAGAGCTTCATGGCCGTGGGCATGCGGGATGGGGTGCTGGGGCCGGCGGCGATGGCGTATCTGCACTCCCTCATCCGGGGCTGCCCGCCCCCCCTGGAGATTCCTGAAGGCGGCCACTTCGTTCAGGAGGACGCCGGAGAGCTCATCGCACGCCGCGCCCTCCAGAGCTTCGGTCTGCTGCGGACGCCAGCCCAGGAGGGTTGA
- a CDS encoding helix-turn-helix transcriptional regulator, with protein sequence MAQAPSPTPPGESASWTFLTNHAHVLVCLVQRPDDTLREVARRVGITERAVQRIIRELEDAGILQRARTGRRNHYTVDGAHPLRHPLEAHRSVEELLTLLTTGDR encoded by the coding sequence ATGGCCCAGGCACCTTCCCCCACCCCACCCGGCGAAAGCGCGAGCTGGACATTCCTGACCAACCACGCCCACGTGCTCGTCTGTCTGGTGCAGCGCCCGGACGACACCCTGCGCGAGGTCGCCCGGCGGGTCGGCATCACCGAACGCGCCGTGCAGCGCATCATCCGGGAACTCGAGGACGCCGGCATCCTGCAGCGCGCCCGCACGGGCCGCCGCAACCACTACACGGTCGACGGCGCGCACCCCCTGCGCCATCCCCTGGAGGCCCACCGCAGCGTCGAGGAACTCCTGACCCTGCTGACGACCGGAGATCGCTAG